Genomic segment of Deltaproteobacteria bacterium:
AGATCTCGACGACCCAGTTGTTTCACACCCGCAAAAAACCGCCATACAGACGAGGACGGGCAGCCATGTCCGCAAGGAAATCTTCATTGTCACGAGGCCTCCTTGGCCTCTTTTCCGCCCAGATCTTCAAAGCGGATGAAGAAGATAAGCAGGGCCGGAATGAGCAGGACCGTGAACACCGTGGACACGGCCAACCCGCCCAGGATGACGCTGCCCAGCCCTCGGTAGAGTTCCGAACCCGGACCCGGGGCCACAACAAGGGGGAGCATCCCGA
This window contains:
- a CDS encoding efflux RND transporter permease subunit — protein: LIGVVVNNAILIVHQSLNNVREQQMGHREAVWDAVRTRIRPIFMSAFTSIFGMLPLVVAPGPGSELYRGLGSVILGGLAVSTVFTVLLIPALLIFFIRFEDLGGKEAKEAS